In Sebastes umbrosus isolate fSebUmb1 chromosome 15, fSebUmb1.pri, whole genome shotgun sequence, the genomic window GTCAAATTCAGTGCTACCTCCTTAGTAGGTTGGACTGGCCAAAATGGCTGCAACAGTGACTCTGTAGTTCATGGGCCCCATGTTTCTTCACCATAGATTCTGGGGATAAATATGTATTACagacaaatattttaaataaacagtaaagggacatttttcattattccTGCATAATGTTTTCAAAAGAGAAGTCAAAAATTAACATTACTACTTGTCTTATTTTCAGGGTGTCAACTTGTACGTGAAGAACCTTGATGATGGAATCGATGATGAACGTCTGCGAAAGGAGTTCACACCATTTGGCACCATAACCAGTGCCAAGGTATAGGACCTCCGCTGTTTACTCATCTTCTGTCATTAATAGTTTTCTGAGAAACAGCTTTCATTAACTGTCGTCCAGATTCAGTCATTAATTTCATTTGACTCTCTCGCTCTCAGGTCATGATGGAGGGCGGGCGCAGCAAAGGCTTCGGCTTTGTCTGCTTCTCGTCGCCAGAGGAGGCCACGAAAGCGGTGACAGAAATGAACGGACGCATTGTAGCCACCAAGCCACTGTATGTGGCCCTAGCCCAGCGGAAAGAGGAACGTCAAGCTCACCTCACCAACCAGTACATGCAACGCATGGCTACCGTGCGTGCAGTGCCAAACCCAGTCATCAATCCTTACCAGCCAGCCCCGCCCTCTGGCTACTTCATGGCAGCCATACCTCCGGCCCAGAACCGCGCTGCTTACTACCCAGCTGCCGGTCAGATGGCCCAGCTCCGCCCGAGCCCACGATGGGCCACCCAAGGTGTCCGGCCACAACGTGAGTAGCTGTCCATCCATCATTGTGTACATttactgtcatttttaaaagcACATCAAGACACAGTGAAACCAAACCAGTTGTTTGTACTTGTACATGAAGccactcttttttttgtgtgttcataGACTTCCAGAACATGCCGGGTGTTATGCGTCCCTCAGCTCCACGCCCTCAGACCTTCGGGGCTATGCGACCGACAGGCCAGATGCCCCGCATGATGTCAGCCCAGCGTGTCGGTCAGTCGCTTATACTCAGTCAATAGTCTATCTAACTGCACAtcaaatagagtgctacagaaatgagtcctaaaacccggaaatatGTTAGCACTTTAGCACtttcggttccctcgtctcatattcaatgggtttttagctggatgcctgaaataaggtctgtggttaacacaagcttaagagattttgaCATTtagttctacgacataaaatacatcagtaaatatcccacttgtgaattttgaagctggTATGTGTCTAAAAAAAGGCAGTAGCTAACAAGAGGCTAAATGAGACCACTACgtcgactcgtccgcctttgctgcctcgttgtgtatactcactcttcatgcgaccgtggtgtagtttgtttatagcttaacATTATCATAAATCatgaaagtggtgttcatttgtggagattatcttgctgaacaaaacgtttagttatcataaatgtgtttgccatagagattattttctgcaataatccaaaacccaatagaaaaatcccgttgtttttttttgtcgagggaaccctgggcgatgctaactttctggttggcctacaaaaatacgtcatcccttgAGCACTCTATACAGTTAAACTGTATGGCTGctatttgtgtctttgtgtttatgtttctgTCTCCCTGTTTTGCTCCTCTTGCAGCAGGTCAGCCCATGGGACCCCGACCAGCcatggcagctgctgcagcagccgcTCCTGTGCGTGGAGTCCCTCAGTACAAATATGCCGCAGGAGTCCGCAATCCCCAGCAGCACATGCCTGTTCAGCCACAAGTCCCCATGCAGCAGGTAGGAATGCACATTTCTTCGTTAGACAAGACCTGTTCGGCCCTCCACATGAGGAGAAAGTTCAGTTTGGATGTGCATTTGAAAATTTCTGTCTGACTTTCAATTCCCTGTGTCCCTCCCCCTCAGCCTGCTGTTCACGTTCAGGGACAGGAGCCTCTGACAACCACCATGCTGACCGCTGCTCCACCACAGGAACAGAAGCAGATGCTGGGTAAGTGTCAGCAACAGCTCTTCATGACCACATACCTTGTTGGTTTGACATAACACTGATCCCCTGCCTCTCACTGGACCTAGTATGTACTATTTAAACTTGTGTTCCTCCTTCATACAGTCAGAATGTGTTAACTCTATCCCCGGCTAAGAAAACGACACCCCCACTACACCTGTGCTGCATATTATATACAACACCGTGTATTTACATAACTGGCCCTTGGCAAGTGCTAATTACATTCTGTATTAAATCCTCTGTTatctgtcactcctccaggtgaGCGCCTGTTCCCCCTGATCCAGGGCATGCACCCAAGCCTGGCAGGGAAGATCACTGGCATGTTGCTGGAAATTGACAACTCAGAGCTGCTCCACATGCTGGAGTCCCCAGAGTCTCTCCGCTCAAAGGTAAATACAAGTTCATTAATATTGACAACTTCCCTTTGGTTGTTTCTCTGAAGAGCTCACCAGGTGTTAATATTAACAGGACAGTATAGTACAGAGAGTGCTTTCTGTTCTTAATATAAATGTCCCGGGAAACATTTCCACCAAAGGATGTGAGTTCAAGTGCAAGTATGCATCTTCACTAGTTAGCAGTAATTTTTAAGATACAGGAAAGGTGGATCTTGTGGCAGATCCCACCATGATATTGTGGTGTTGCTAACATTCAACAACTTAATCTTTGCAGGTGGAAGAGGCGGTGGCTGTGCTTCAGGCCCACCAGGCAAAGGAGGCTGCCCAGAAACCTGTGCCAAATGCCGCCGCTGTCCCAAGTGTCTGAACCACAGGTATGACTAGTTTTCCAGAGCTGCTATAACAAGAAGAGGACAGTGTTGACAGGAGATAATAATGGATCTCACAATGACACTGCCACATACTTATCCTATTAGTTGTGTATTAAagtgctaaattccaaattcaaAGCACATCTATGGTTGAggtattgcctccacacggcccCCCTCAATGGCGATGGTTAGCACCTAAGCACCTACATGCCGCGTCTAAAAACGTGGAAAACGCCAGCTGTGCTGCTTACATCCTTTTATGCAAGGTGCTTCGGAGGTTGCGCTACTGTCGTATCTGCTGCTACTAAGCAACCAGTGCCTGAGTGCTGAGATGACaatgatgaagttgcggtaattaagcagtaaaagccaaactgactaaactaaacagcGTCAAAACAAAGAATTGGATTTCCAGTACCCTAAATCCCTCACGGAAGCATTACTGCTCGATTTCTCTCAAgttggctgacctttcaaccaGATGTTTTGACGTTCTTGGAAGGAAAGGGTGAAGCCAGTAAAATATTCTGTGGGATAGATCTCTGGGTAGCCCAGCACAAAAAATGATTAACTTCCCCTCTTTActgtagactgatatttacagaataaagaaaagatatctgccgcctgtgattggttgttcctcgtcacatgacatgtgGTGCGCACTTcagcgttccaaaagttgaactatttttatctcGGGGCGCCGTCCTGCGTTTGAGTGCACCTGCCGCACGTCAACATTggcaacaatggatttgagcgtTCAAAAAACATGGCATGTTTGCatgcgctaacagtgcaaacaccTGCAGCAGTGATGACAAACAGTAgtttaacagtgttaacctggggggaaaccggagggtgggtgttaCACTTCTGTGATGTTGCTGTGGGTTGGGACGGTGTTATCAGTTGTAACCCCCGTAtaagcgcagtgcagagcggcggcgatTAGCCAGCCAGTTGGGCACACACACtgggactcacatgcacacgcagCTGGACTggctacgtaaacaaagcacatagaagctcggattacaacacacactgagggaGCGTAACTTCAGTCTCTGCTCACCTAGATATTACTCCACTATTTGCTGCAATAGTAATAACtgattgtatgtttgtgttgtctTCACAGGAGTGGGGAACCTCGAGACTAGCTTCACCGATGGACAAAAGAATTTAACagtgaaaaaatgaaaatacacaaaacaaagtaaaaagaaatcaaatgaTATATCAAAAAAATACCAATGGAAACAAGTCTCCAGCTAGGCCTATAATGAACAGAAACACCTGGCCTGGTTTGCTGagttaaaaagagaaaatacacaaaaaagagaaaaaagtcaaaataaaaaatgaccaGTTTGAGGGGTTTTAGAGATTTCTGTGACGAAATACAATTGAAAGCATTCCTTTCTGCCATTTTATcccttttaaatgtttgaatgttTGGGCTGTAGAAGCCTGTTATTGTGAAATTTACCTTTACCTTTGCTTGCTTGAATAAAACTTAGAAAATAATCCGTATGTGTCTGTCATTGGCTGCAAGTGAAATTACAGATGGTGACAATAAGCTTGTCACTATCACTAGTTTCCTAATGTGTTGGACAAATCAAAATAATTCAGAAATCCCAATGGTGAAGtgctcaaaaacaaaaactaatcaTACACACAAGTGAAATTGACACAGTGAAGTGTTTCAAGTTTTAATTGTGCTTTGGGACAGAGATGATGATGTCAACAATCACTGAAACACATTTTAGGCTGTTGCACTTTTAGGCCAGCCATCAGATGCAAGATGGTGGTGTGGTGGCACATTTGCATCTTTTGGAAGGACAGTTTGTTTAGTTGGCACTGGGAAGGGCAAGGTTCTGCTCCTTAATCCTCTCGACCAAACCCTCCACCATCTTGAAAAGGCTGGTGAGCTGGGGCTGGAACTGAGTTTGCACGTTGGCAGCCATGGGCTTGATCTGCTCCTCGACGTTGGCGGCAATGGTCTTAACCTGCTCCTGCATCTGAGCGACCAGAGGCTCCAGCTGAGTTTTCCTGTCCGCCATGAAGGTCCTGTGGGGTAGAACATGATGAACCACCAAAcagtgtatataaaaaaaaacaaaacagaaaatagacCTGCATGTTGCAGTGCTGTCTCTGAAAAACGGGTACCATTTTTATTTCTCAAGCTCGCAAAGTCAGTGATAGTCAAAGTGGATGTCTGTGCTTTGAGGAAAAGCCCCAAATAATGAGATGCATATCAGTATATACTTAACATTTTCTTACTTAAGAGTGTGAAAACTAACTGAAGCTTTCACTATgggtgaa contains:
- the LOC119503703 gene encoding polyadenylate-binding protein 1A-like isoform X2, with product MNPSAPSYPMASLYVGDLHQDVTEAMLYEKFSPAGAILSIRVCRDMITRRSLGYAYVNFQQPADAERALDTMNFDVIKGRPVRIMWSQRDPSLRKSGVGNIFIKNLDKSIDNKALYDTFSAFGNILSCKVVCDENGSKGYGFVHFETQEAAERAIEKMNGMLLNDRKVFVGRFKSRKEREAELGARAKEFTNVYVKNFGEDMDEEKLRDVFSKYGNSMSIRVMTDDTGKSRGFGFVSFERHEDAQKAVDEMNGKEYNGKLIYVGRAQKKVERQTELKRKFEQMKQDRMTRYQGVNLYVKNLDDGIDDERLRKEFTPFGTITSAKVMMEGGRSKGFGFVCFSSPEEATKAVTEMNGRIVATKPLYVALAQRKEERQAHLTNQYMQRMATVRAVPNPVINPYQPAPPSGYFMAAIPPAQNRAAYYPAAGQMAQLRPSPRWATQGVRPQHFQNMPGVMRPSAPRPQTFGAMRPTGQMPRMMSAQRVGQPMGPRPAMAAAAAAAPVRGVPQYKYAAGVRNPQQHMPVQPQVPMQQPAVHVQGQEPLTTTMLTAAPPQEQKQMLGERLFPLIQGMHPSLAGKITGMLLEIDNSELLHMLESPESLRSKVEEAVAVLQAHQAKEAAQKPVPNAAAVPSV
- the LOC119503703 gene encoding polyadenylate-binding protein 1A-like isoform X1; amino-acid sequence: MNPSAPSYPMASLYVGDLHQDVTEAMLYEKFSPAGAILSIRVCRDMITRRSLGYAYVNFQQPADAERALDTMNFDVIKGRPVRIMWSQRDPSLRKSGVGNIFIKNLDKSIDNKALYDTFSAFGNILSCKVVCDENGSKGYGFVHFETQEAAERAIEKMNGMLLNDRKVFVGRFKSRKEREAELGARAKEFTNVYVKNFGEDMDEEKLRDVFSKYGNSMSIRVMTDDTGKSRGFGFVSFERHEDAQKAVDEMNGKEYNGKLIYVGRAQKKVERQTELKRKFEQMKQDRMTRYQGVNLYVKNLDDGIDDERLRKEFTPFGTITSAKVMMEGGRSKGFGFVCFSSPEEATKAVTEMNGRIVATKPLYVALAQRKEERQAHLTNQYMQRMATVRAVPNPVINPYQPAPPSGYFMAAIPPAQNRAAYYPAAGQMAQLRPSPRWATQGVRPQHFQNMPGVMRPSAPRPQTFGAMRPTGQMPRMMSAQRVAGQPMGPRPAMAAAAAAAPVRGVPQYKYAAGVRNPQQHMPVQPQVPMQQPAVHVQGQEPLTTTMLTAAPPQEQKQMLGERLFPLIQGMHPSLAGKITGMLLEIDNSELLHMLESPESLRSKVEEAVAVLQAHQAKEAAQKPVPNAAAVPSV
- the LOC119503706 gene encoding type-4 ice-structuring protein LS-12-like, which translates into the protein MKFSLIAAVVLLALAQGSFAQDASDLERLGQYLEEMKTKMVQDITEMLRNHEDLANQAQTFMADRKTQLEPLVAQMQEQVKTIAANVEEQIKPMAANVQTQFQPQLTSLFKMVEGLVERIKEQNLALPSAN